AAATATGAGACGAATGCTTTTATACCTGACTCATAGAAAAAAGTTTCTTGTTTGTCAGTCTCTTCATCTTTTAAATTTATTTCTAATCCTTTTAATAAAAATGCCGATTCTCGTAATCGTTCACTTAATGTTTCATATTGATATTTAACAGCAGAGAATATTGTAGGATCTGGTTTGAAATGAATATCTGTTCCTTTTTCTCGCGTCTTGCCAATTTCCTCAAGCGTTGTAACCGGCTTCCCGCCTTGCTCAAAACGCTGACGAAATTTCTTCCCATCGCGGTAAATCGTCACTTCTAGCCATTCTGATAAAGCGTTCACAACTGCAGCACCAACACCATGGAGTCCACCACTCGTTTTATAACCGCCCTGGCCAAATTTACCGCCAGCATGTAATACGGTTAAAATTACTTCTGTCGTCGGTTTTCCCATTTGATGCATTCCCGTAGGCATCCCACGTCCATAGTCGCGGACACTGACACTACCATCTGAATGTAATGTGACATCTATTTCGGCACCGAATCCTGCAAGAGCTTCGTCCACTGCGTTATCAACAATCTCGTAAACGAGGTGATGAAGACCACGTGTATCGGTTGAACCTATATACATTCCAGGCCGTTTTCTAACGGCGTCTAATCCTTCTAGTACTTGGATTGAATCATCATCATAATTATAAACTTCTTGTTGTTTCGTCAAAATTCCGCCTCCATCAAACGAATGTTCTTAACTTTTATCGTACCGCTTCCGGAAAAGGTTGTCAAATCAACGTTTGCAGAAGCTCGCTTCATTAATTGTATATAAAAAACACTATGATTGCAACGAGAGGGAGATAACTTTACGCCTCATATCATATAACTGCCATTGTCGCATGACTATAGTTCTGATAAACTGAATGCATACTTAGACAACAAAGTGAGGAGTATGTCATGGATTTTTTCGTAATAATTTTTGCCGCTTATATTTTAGGGTCTATCCCTTCTGCATTATGGGTTGGCAAATGGTTTTACAAAGTAGATGTTCGTGAGCACGGTAGCGGTAACCTTGGGGCAACGAATACATTTCGTGTACTTGGTAAAACTGCCGGTTTCATCGTAACACTATTAGATATTTTAAAAGGAACAGTTGCAACAATACTTCCTTTACTTCCGTTATTTTCGGAAACAACGATTCATCCACTGGTTTTAGGGCTGGTTTCAGTTGTCGGACATATGTATCCGATTTTCGCGAACTTCAAAGGTGGGAAAGCAGTCGCTACTTCAGGTGGTGTTGTATTAGGGTATCATTGGCCAGTATTTCTACTTGTCATTATTATTTTTTTTATTGTTTTAAAGTTATCAAAAATGGTCTCTTTTACTTCGATGACAGTTGCAATCGTTGGCTTTATTTATAGTGTTGTTTATTATTTTAATACAGGTGATTTTTCCTTGTTACTCGTCATAGGTCTTCTATCTTTATTTATTTTTTATAGACACCGTGAAAACATTGCAAGAATCCGTTCGGGAACTGAACCGAAAATCACTTGGTTAAAGTAAGTAAAGCAATGTGAAAGGCGGGAATGATCAATGAATATTGTTCTGAGCGACGAAGCATTAAAGTGGTTTAGGGATGAAATGGAAGTCAGTCAAGGCGATGCCATTCGTTTTTTCGCAAGATACGGTGGCTCAAGTCCACTACATGAGGGGTTTTCTTTAGGTGTTACAAAAATTGAACCTGACGAAGCCTCTGTACAAGTAGATAAAGAAGGTGTCCTTTATTATATCGAAAGCAGAGATGAATGGTTTTTCGATGGGCATGATTTAATTGTTGAAGTCGATCCAAAACTACAAGAATTGTCCTATTCCTACAAAAAATCGTGAGAACGTTATGCTCTCACGATTTTTTTATGCAAAAACAGATTCCTGACCCTAATGAAAAACATTTATAATAAATTAAATCTTTTTAGTTGGTCAGTTAATCCTTCATTTATTAAAATTCTCTTCTCATGTTCTCCAAATAAATCAAAATGAGGGAAATCATCTCGCATATCAATCCACTCACGCTTGAGACCGTATTGCTCGCCCCATTCCGCAAGTCTTTCAATATTTCCACAGCCTGCTTTTGTAACAGTTTTACAGTTAGGAAAGCGATCATCCAACCAATAATGCGTTAGGAATGCAATTTCACCAGCTGCAACTGCCTTTTTCCAAGCGGTCAACTCTTGTCGATTAATGCCGAACGCCATTACGCTTGAACTCTTTTCACTTCATGATATTTCGCTTCCCAAGCAGGATCTATTTTACTTAAAGATACGGGACGAAAATTATCTTTTTTGACTAAGACATGTTCTGACAGAGCGGTTGCTGCAACCGTACCATCTTCATGTAAAATTTCGTAACCGTACGTTGTGCGTAAACGTCCATGGGTTTCAACCCAAGTTCGAATCGTTGCCACTTGGCCATAACGCATAGCGGCCTTATACTGTATTGATAAATCTGTCACAGGTGATAAGTACCCTTCTTTTTCTAACCCTGCATATGTAAAACCAAGATCCTGTATCAATGCGGTTCGTCCAATTTCCATCCATACTAAATAATTCGCATGATAAACAACACCCATTTGATCTGTTTCAGCATAGCGAATTTCTATTTCTTTTTCACTGACAAACATCCGATTCACCTCTTCCTTTATCATACAAGAGTTTAACATAAAAGACGCGGTACGCATCTTTTTGTGCATGTTTTTTTCTAAAACACAAATAAACTGTAGATAAAGTCACAATGGACTTTATCTACAGTTTTTATAATCACTTAATTAGTTACTTTGTTATCTTTCATTTTGTCGCGAAGAACCATTTGAAGGATTCCACCATGACGGTAGTAATCTACTTCAACGTCAGAATCGAAACGTGCAAGAACGTCGAATTCTTTTACTGAACCGTCTTTCGCAGTTGCTGTTACTTTTAGGATGTCACGTGGTTTAACATTGTCAGTAATGTTTACGCTAATTTCCTCTTCGCCTGTTAGGCCAAGCGTTTCAGCACTATCACCTTTCATGAATTGAAGCGGTAGAACACCCATCATCACAAGGTTTGATCGGTGAATACGCTCATAGCTTTCAGCGATAACTGTTTTAATGCCGAGAAGGGATGTACCTTTCGCAGCCCAGTCACGTGATGAGCCCATTCCGTAGTCTTTACCAGTAATGATTGCAAGGCCCGTGCCATCTGCTTGGTACTTCATTGCAGCATCATAAATTGGCATAATTTCTTTTGTTGGCCAGTAAGTCGTGTAACCGCCTTCAGTACCTTTCGCAATTTGGTTACGGATACGGATATTCGCAAATGTACCACGCATCATTACTTCATGGTTACCACGACGTGAACCGTAAGAGTTGAAGTAACGTGGGTTTACACCGCGCTCTGTTAGGTATTTACCAGCTGGTGTATCTTTACCGATTGCACCTGCAGGAGAAATATGGTCTGTCGTAATTGAATCACCGAACTTACCAATCACTCGTAAGCTTGTTAGTTCTTCGATATCAGCAGGTTCTTTTGAAAGTCCTTCGAAGAATGGTGGGTTTTGAATGTACGTAGACTCATCATCGAAGTTATATAATGAATCGTCCGTTGTTTCAATCGCATTCCAAGCTTCGTTTTCTGTGAATACACGTGCGTATTCTGCTCTGAAGAGTTCAGGTGTAACTGTTGCTTTAACAGCTTCTGCAACTTCTTCAGTTGTTGGCCAGATGTCCTTGAAGAATACATCGTTGCCATCTTTATCTTGACCGATAGGGTCGTTTTGAAGGTCAATATCAACTGTTCCAGCAAGTGCGTATGCGACAACTAAAGGTGGTGACGCAAGGTAGTTTGCTTTCACAAGTGGGTGAATACGTCCTTCAAAGTTACGGTTACCTGAAAGTACTGAAGAAACGAGTAGATCTTCGTCAATGATTGTTTTCTCAATTTCAGGTAATAGTGGTCCAGAGTTACCGATACAAGTCGTACAACCGTATCCAACTAAGTTAAAGCCGATTTGCTCCATGTATGGAAGTAAACCAGAGTCTTTTAGATAGCCTGTAACAACTTTTGAACCTGGCGCAAGTGATGTCTTAACGTATGGTGCTGGTTTCAGACCTTTTTCGACAGCTTTTTTCGCCACAAGTCCCGCACCTAGCATTACATATGGGTTGGACGTGTTTGTACATGAAGTGATTGCAGCGATTGCAAGGTCGCCTGTTTTCATTTCAACTTTACGTCCATCTTCGAAGTCGATTGTTCCTTTTTTCGATAGTTCTTTTGGAGATAAACCGAATCCTTGGTTTCCTTCAGGAGCAACAACTGCATCGTTGAATGAACGTTGCATTTCCGAAAGTGGAATTAAGTCTTGTGGACGTTTTGGACCAGCAAGGTTTGGTTCAACTTTTGAAAGATCGATTTCGATAACGTCTGTATATGTTGGCTCTTCTTTATCTGGTGTAAAGAACATATCGTTCTCAATTAAATATTGTTTAACAACTTGAACCTGTTCTTCTTCACGGCCTGTTAAACGCATGTAGTCTAGTGTTTCTTCATCTACTGGGAAGAAGCCACAAGTTGCACCGTATTCAGGTGCCATGTTTGCGATTGTTGCACGGTCTGCTAGTGGTAAATTTGCTACACCTGGTCCGAAGTATTCTACAAACTTTCCAACAACGCCGTGTTCACGTAATGTCTGTGTTACTTTTAGTGCAAGGTCAGTTGCAGTTGTTCCGTTTGGAAGTTCTCCAACTAATTTTACCCCAACAACTTCTGGTAATGGGAAGTATGAAGGTTGACCAAGCATTCCTGCTTCAGCCTCAATACCGCCTACACCCCATCCAAGAATCCCCATACCGTTAATCATCGTTGTGTGGGAGTCTGTTCCAACGAGTGTGTCTGGGTACGCTTCAAAAGTTCCGTCTTCATTCTCAACGGCATGAACAACGTTCGCTAAGTATTCGAGGTTAACTTGGTGAACGATACCTGTTGCAGGTGGAACCGCACGGTAATTGTCATAAGCCTTTTGTGCCCAACTTAGGAACTGATAACGCTCAGCATTACGCTTGAACTCAAGCTCCATGTTTAATTGAAGCGCTGATTCATTCCCATAGCTATCGACTTGTACTGAGTGGTCAATAACAAGATCTACTGGAATTTCAGGATTAATCTTGTCTGGGTCTCCACCCATATCAGCCATTGCTTGACGAAGTGATGCTAAGTCAACAACAACTGGAACACCTGTGAAGTCTTGTAAAATAACACGAGATGGTTTAAATGGAACTTCACCGTTTGGATCAGCATCCGTTCCCCATTTCGCAAGGTTTTCAACGTGGTTGTCTTGAATGACATACCCATCATGTTGTCTTAATACGGATTCAAGTAGCACTTTGATTGAATAAGGAAGTTTAGAGATTTTTGAAATGCCAGCTTCTTCGATTGATTTTAAACGATAGTAATTATATGTCTTACCATCGAGCTCAAAAGAAGAACGGCTGTTGTGTAAATTACTTTTAGCCATTTTATTTCCTCCTATAATCTACTGAAAAGGCGGTTGAAAAGCGTCTCTTCTCTACTTCATCATATAATAGTCTAGTACATAAGTAAAATACAATAACTTTATAGATTCTCATAAGTAAAATTAATGACCTATTATAATTGATAGGAATGAGAACGCTAACATGTTTTTAAAGGGATCATTTGATAATATATTATTACGATTGGTAAACCTATAATGACATTGCCACTTTAATGTGACATAATTAGAATAAACAGAAAATGGAGTTGGTATAAATTGAAAAAAGCCTTACTCGTTATTGACTACACAGTTGACTTTGTCGCCGAAGAAGGTGCATTAAGCTGTGGAGAACCTGGTAGAGCTCTTGAATCTTATATTGCATCTTTAACAGAACAGTTTATCGATGAAGAACAGTTTGTTGTCTTTCCTGTTGACGTGCATGAATTGAATGATCCATTCCATCCAGAAACAGAACCTTTTCCACCACATAATATTCGCGGAACAGCTGGTAGAGATTTATATGGGTCACTTCTACAGGTCTATGAAAAAAATAAAGATAAGGTCGTTTGGATGGACAAAACAAGATTTAGTGCATTTGCGGGAACAGACCTTGAATTACAACTTCGAGCACGAGGAATAACAGAGTTACATCTTGTCGGCGTTTGTACAGATATCTGTATCTTACATACTTCAGTAGATGCATATAATAAAGGGTTCGATATTTTCATTCATGAAAAAGGTGTCGCAAGCTTTAATCAAGCCGGTCATGAATGGGCATTAGGTCATTTTGAAAACACGTTAAATGCCAAAATCATTCGTTAATTAAATTTTATTCGTTTAAAACCTTAGGAAAACGGTCATAACATAGAATAACCTTACTTAAAAGGAGAGGATATTTTATGTTCAGTTTTTTATGGTTTCTAATTATCGGCGGGATTATAGGATGGCTAGCCGGCGCTATATTGGGTAGAGATATACCAGGTGGTGTTGTTGGTAATATTATTGCAGGTATTATCGGTGCGTGGATTGGCGGTAAACTTCTGGGGCAATGGGGTTGGAAAGTTTCTGATTTCTATGTCTTCCCGGCTTTAATCGGAGCACTTATCTTTGTATTTATTCTTAGCTTACTCCTAAAATCCATACGCAAATGATAAAAAAGCGGCAGATTTGATAAGCCACAACAAATTCATGCAAAACTAAAAGGATGAATCCCATTTACATGAGATTCATCCTTTATTTATAGTAATGAACTAACTACCAGAGTAACTTGCTTCGATCGTTTCACGTGATTCTTCAAACATATTGTAGAACCATAGCACATCTTCTACATATTTCTCACTTCGATTATAATCAAAAATCGCTTTTTCTATTTCATTGTTGGCAGCGCCGCTATCAGCTAAATATTTCGCCGCACTATGGATAGCATCTTCTATATCATAAGGGTCTGCTATCCCATCCCCATTTGCATCTACTCCATAACCGCCGTGCTGTTCAATCACTTCAGGGTTTGTTTTATCCTCTTCCGGAATATTTCCTTTACCGAGCCCATCACACCCCGGATAACTCCATCCAACAAAAGTACAAGGCATAAACTGCATATGCCCTTCAGCACCTGCTGGCGAAAGGAGTGGATCCATTGTCGAAAACTTTGTTTCAATTCGATGATGTGCCGCCAATAACGTCCAAGGAACGTTATATGTCTCAGCTGCCTCAATATATATTGGAATATATTCTTCCGGTATTTTCATATGACTATGACGATCTTGCAAATCTAATAATGAATTTGCTGATTTTTTCAGGAGATCAGGATGATTAATGCTTGTCCAGACAATGGCAGATAAAGTGAATACTGTTACAGCGACCGGTATGAATAAAATGATCAACAGTGCCTTTGTCTTCATCGACAATCCTTTTCTTTTTTTCTTCATCCTTTTCCTCCTAAATTACAAGCGAAAACGTTTAAGTCCCTTGTTTAATTAATGCTTTCATATCTTTCACAATGTCCTCATATTGGACATCCATACTTCCATTATACATTTTTACGACGTTTCCGTCACGATTAACTAAATAAAAGTTTACACCATGCGTGACTTGGTTAGAATTTGGATCAGGGGCAACAATTGTTGCAAATGACTTTTTAGCAA
This window of the Sporosarcina pasteurii genome carries:
- the plsY gene encoding glycerol-3-phosphate 1-O-acyltransferase PlsY, whose translation is MDFFVIIFAAYILGSIPSALWVGKWFYKVDVREHGSGNLGATNTFRVLGKTAGFIVTLLDILKGTVATILPLLPLFSETTIHPLVLGLVSVVGHMYPIFANFKGGKAVATSGGVVLGYHWPVFLLVIIIFFIVLKLSKMVSFTSMTVAIVGFIYSVVYYFNTGDFSLLLVIGLLSLFIFYRHRENIARIRSGTEPKITWLK
- a CDS encoding HesB/YadR/YfhF family protein, with translation MNIVLSDEALKWFRDEMEVSQGDAIRFFARYGGSSPLHEGFSLGVTKIEPDEASVQVDKEGVLYYIESRDEWFFDGHDLIVEVDPKLQELSYSYKKS
- a CDS encoding thioesterase family protein, whose protein sequence is MFVSEKEIEIRYAETDQMGVVYHANYLVWMEIGRTALIQDLGFTYAGLEKEGYLSPVTDLSIQYKAAMRYGQVATIRTWVETHGRLRTTYGYEILHEDGTVAATALSEHVLVKKDNFRPVSLSKIDPAWEAKYHEVKRVQA
- the acnA gene encoding aconitate hydratase AcnA, producing MAKSNLHNSRSSFELDGKTYNYYRLKSIEEAGISKISKLPYSIKVLLESVLRQHDGYVIQDNHVENLAKWGTDADPNGEVPFKPSRVILQDFTGVPVVVDLASLRQAMADMGGDPDKINPEIPVDLVIDHSVQVDSYGNESALQLNMELEFKRNAERYQFLSWAQKAYDNYRAVPPATGIVHQVNLEYLANVVHAVENEDGTFEAYPDTLVGTDSHTTMINGMGILGWGVGGIEAEAGMLGQPSYFPLPEVVGVKLVGELPNGTTATDLALKVTQTLREHGVVGKFVEYFGPGVANLPLADRATIANMAPEYGATCGFFPVDEETLDYMRLTGREEEQVQVVKQYLIENDMFFTPDKEEPTYTDVIEIDLSKVEPNLAGPKRPQDLIPLSEMQRSFNDAVVAPEGNQGFGLSPKELSKKGTIDFEDGRKVEMKTGDLAIAAITSCTNTSNPYVMLGAGLVAKKAVEKGLKPAPYVKTSLAPGSKVVTGYLKDSGLLPYMEQIGFNLVGYGCTTCIGNSGPLLPEIEKTIIDEDLLVSSVLSGNRNFEGRIHPLVKANYLASPPLVVAYALAGTVDIDLQNDPIGQDKDGNDVFFKDIWPTTEEVAEAVKATVTPELFRAEYARVFTENEAWNAIETTDDSLYNFDDESTYIQNPPFFEGLSKEPADIEELTSLRVIGKFGDSITTDHISPAGAIGKDTPAGKYLTERGVNPRYFNSYGSRRGNHEVMMRGTFANIRIRNQIAKGTEGGYTTYWPTKEIMPIYDAAMKYQADGTGLAIITGKDYGMGSSRDWAAKGTSLLGIKTVIAESYERIHRSNLVMMGVLPLQFMKGDSAETLGLTGEEEISVNITDNVKPRDILKVTATAKDGSVKEFDVLARFDSDVEVDYYRHGGILQMVLRDKMKDNKVTN
- a CDS encoding cysteine hydrolase family protein, with amino-acid sequence MKKALLVIDYTVDFVAEEGALSCGEPGRALESYIASLTEQFIDEEQFVVFPVDVHELNDPFHPETEPFPPHNIRGTAGRDLYGSLLQVYEKNKDKVVWMDKTRFSAFAGTDLELQLRARGITELHLVGVCTDICILHTSVDAYNKGFDIFIHEKGVASFNQAGHEWALGHFENTLNAKIIR
- a CDS encoding GlsB/YeaQ/YmgE family stress response membrane protein yields the protein MFSFLWFLIIGGIIGWLAGAILGRDIPGGVVGNIIAGIIGAWIGGKLLGQWGWKVSDFYVFPALIGALIFVFILSLLLKSIRK
- a CDS encoding lytic transglycosylase domain-containing protein: MKKKRKGLSMKTKALLIILFIPVAVTVFTLSAIVWTSINHPDLLKKSANSLLDLQDRHSHMKIPEEYIPIYIEAAETYNVPWTLLAAHHRIETKFSTMDPLLSPAGAEGHMQFMPCTFVGWSYPGCDGLGKGNIPEEDKTNPEVIEQHGGYGVDANGDGIADPYDIEDAIHSAAKYLADSGAANNEIEKAIFDYNRSEKYVEDVLWFYNMFEESRETIEASYSGS